One window of Meiothermus sp. CFH 77666 genomic DNA carries:
- a CDS encoding enolase C-terminal domain-like protein → MPSIKRITPRPFRLPLKGTLRWGRASELAALEHVLLEVELSDGAVGRAEIPPRPTIYGETISTVQAALDYLTPQLLGLEAEDTEAIQQVLNQFPGHLTTKGGLDIALWDAWAQSEGQTLWQILEPHHSRVQVSYILGIADEAEMLADAQAVYQAGVRVLKVKVGRDLKGDLARIAALREHFPDIKLYADANETLPPEEAETYLRLWAEAGLLYVEEPLPIAEVLARKRLRKAAILPLIADDSAFTLRDLWREAQLDTYDILNLKPARTGYTQTLQMLALNRAEGKRAMVGSQALSSFGAYQTALMAFQEGVSEPCELAFHLKTEGGFCNFPPLKDGWLYWEDLASCHFDPQAFEPYTLS, encoded by the coding sequence ATGCCTAGCATCAAGCGCATTACGCCCCGTCCATTCCGGCTGCCGCTAAAGGGGACGCTGCGCTGGGGCCGGGCCTCGGAGCTTGCCGCCCTGGAGCACGTGCTATTGGAGGTCGAGCTTTCCGATGGCGCGGTAGGCCGCGCCGAGATTCCCCCCCGCCCCACCATCTACGGTGAAACGATAAGCACCGTGCAGGCCGCGCTGGACTACCTGACCCCGCAGTTGCTCGGTCTGGAGGCCGAGGATACCGAGGCCATTCAGCAGGTGCTGAACCAGTTTCCGGGCCACCTTACCACCAAAGGCGGGCTGGATATTGCCCTGTGGGATGCCTGGGCCCAAAGCGAAGGCCAGACCCTCTGGCAGATCCTGGAGCCACACCATTCCCGGGTGCAGGTCAGCTACATCCTGGGCATTGCCGACGAGGCCGAGATGCTGGCCGATGCACAGGCCGTCTACCAGGCCGGGGTGCGGGTGCTCAAGGTGAAGGTAGGTCGCGACCTGAAGGGCGACCTGGCACGGATTGCCGCGCTCAGGGAACACTTTCCAGATATCAAACTGTATGCCGACGCCAACGAGACCCTCCCCCCCGAGGAGGCCGAAACCTACCTGCGCCTCTGGGCCGAGGCCGGGCTTCTGTACGTGGAGGAGCCCCTGCCCATTGCCGAGGTGCTGGCCCGCAAACGCCTGCGCAAGGCGGCCATCCTCCCCCTCATTGCCGACGACTCGGCCTTTACCCTGCGCGACCTGTGGCGCGAGGCCCAGCTCGACACCTACGATATCCTGAACCTCAAACCGGCCCGCACCGGCTACACCCAGACCCTACAGATGCTGGCCCTGAACCGCGCCGAGGGCAAAAGGGCCATGGTGGGGTCGCAGGCTTTGTCCAGCTTCGGGGCCTACCAGACCGCGTTAATGGCCTTTCAGGAAGGGGTGAGTGAGCCCTGTGAGCTGGCTTTTCACCTCAAGACCGAAGGGGGATTTTGCAATTTCCCCCCCCTTAAGGACGGGTGGCTATACTGGGAAGACCTGGCCTCCTGCCATTTCGACCCCCAGGCTTTTGAGCCCTACACCCTGAGCTAG
- a CDS encoding diacylglycerol kinase family protein: MSSHTTFVINPAAGRGRVGQMLRQLEAAIRQYAGSSSIEITITQAPGHGIEIAQRAPAGSRVVAVGGDGTVHEVVRGIAGSDKAVGVIPIGSGNDFARMVGLHRQSLGAALHTALQGTVRAIDLGMVNNQPYGASLGIGFDAAVARKALTAPTFLRGMPRYLYSIFGVLKELELPTLELIQHGQTVYQGPSLLVALMNASTYGGGIPIVPDAVPTDGLISVAVAGEFSRLGVVGILPRLLLGQHVHHPRLHFFRGAAFTARFDRPVPAHSDGELLEPSTEYCVRMVPGGLRVIQP; the protein is encoded by the coding sequence ATGAGCAGCCATACCACCTTTGTCATCAACCCGGCGGCAGGGCGTGGGCGGGTGGGCCAGATGTTGCGGCAGCTCGAGGCCGCCATCCGCCAGTACGCGGGGTCTTCCAGCATTGAAATCACCATCACCCAGGCCCCAGGACACGGCATCGAGATTGCCCAAAGGGCCCCTGCGGGCAGCCGGGTAGTTGCGGTAGGGGGCGACGGAACCGTGCACGAGGTGGTGCGCGGAATCGCTGGCTCGGACAAGGCAGTTGGGGTTATCCCGATTGGGAGCGGCAACGACTTTGCCCGCATGGTGGGCCTGCACCGGCAAAGCCTGGGGGCAGCGCTGCATACGGCCCTGCAAGGAACCGTCCGGGCCATAGACCTGGGTATGGTCAACAACCAGCCCTACGGGGCCAGCCTGGGCATCGGCTTCGATGCGGCGGTGGCCCGAAAGGCCCTCACGGCCCCCACCTTTCTGCGGGGCATGCCCCGTTACCTGTACTCGATTTTTGGCGTGCTCAAGGAGCTGGAGCTGCCCACCCTCGAGCTCATCCAACACGGCCAGACCGTCTACCAGGGCCCTAGCTTGCTGGTAGCCCTGATGAACGCCTCGACCTATGGAGGGGGTATTCCCATCGTACCCGACGCGGTGCCCACCGATGGCCTCATTTCGGTGGCGGTGGCCGGCGAGTTCAGCCGCCTGGGGGTGGTGGGGATTCTGCCCCGACTGCTCCTGGGCCAACACGTCCACCACCCCCGGCTGCACTTCTTCCGGGGTGCTGCGTTCACGGCCCGCTTCGACCGCCCCGTCCCGGCCCATTCCGACGGCGAGCTTCTTGAACCTTCCACCGAGTACTGCGTCCGCATGGTTCCAGGAGGCTTGAGGGTGATCCAGCCGTAG
- the pyrE gene encoding orotate phosphoribosyltransferase, translating into MDILELYKKTGALLEGHFLLRSGRHSPKFLQSTTLLQHPLYAEAVGQALGELFDDLEIQFVIGPAMGGVVLAFVTAKALGVRALFAEKDGQGGMWVREGLTIHPGERFLAVEDVVTTGGSVQKAIQAAEARGARCVAVGAIVDRSAGRSEFGVPFRALTQLDFPTYAPESCPLCQRGVPLQEV; encoded by the coding sequence GTGGATATCCTCGAGCTCTACAAAAAGACCGGCGCCCTGCTGGAAGGGCATTTTTTACTGCGTTCAGGCCGTCACTCGCCCAAGTTTCTGCAATCCACCACCCTGTTGCAACACCCGCTTTACGCGGAAGCCGTGGGGCAAGCCCTGGGGGAGCTGTTCGACGATCTGGAGATCCAGTTTGTGATTGGCCCGGCCATGGGGGGCGTGGTACTCGCCTTCGTGACGGCCAAGGCCCTGGGGGTGCGGGCCCTCTTTGCCGAGAAAGATGGCCAGGGGGGCATGTGGGTACGCGAAGGGCTTACCATCCACCCCGGCGAGCGCTTTTTGGCCGTGGAGGATGTGGTCACCACCGGAGGTTCGGTGCAGAAGGCCATCCAGGCCGCCGAGGCCAGGGGAGCCCGGTGTGTGGCGGTGGGCGCTATTGTGGATCGGAGCGCAGGCCGCAGCGAGTTCGGGGTGCCCTTCCGCGCCCTCACCCAACTCGACTTTCCGACCTACGCCCCCGAGTCCTGCCCTCTGTGCCAACGGGGTGTACCCTTACAGGAAGTTTAG
- a CDS encoding ADP-ribosylglycohydrolase family protein yields the protein MSVAERIKGGLVGLLVGDALGVPYEFHAAEKIPPLEQIEMEPPPGFARTHARVPAGTWSDDGAQALALLASLLEQGRLDLADFAQKLLAWWAQGYMAVDSRVFDVGIQTSQALRALAQGVPPTEAGPSEERANGNGSLMRVLPLALWHRGSDEALVQDAMLQSSLTHGHPRSRVCCALYCLWARYELWGRDEAWEEAVRALEAMFAPSSAERTELDTHIRPREPYPVRGSGYVVDCLHSARWALERGSSYEQVVRLAVSLGNDTDTTACVAGGIAGIRYGLSGIPARWREALRGQALYQHLLEQLVGAAT from the coding sequence ATGAGCGTAGCCGAGCGAATCAAGGGAGGCCTGGTCGGGCTGCTCGTGGGTGACGCGCTGGGGGTGCCCTACGAGTTCCACGCCGCCGAGAAGATTCCACCCCTCGAGCAGATTGAAATGGAGCCCCCACCTGGCTTTGCGCGAACGCACGCCAGGGTGCCCGCAGGCACCTGGTCCGACGACGGGGCACAAGCCCTGGCGCTCCTGGCCTCTTTGCTCGAGCAGGGCCGTCTGGATCTGGCGGATTTTGCCCAGAAGCTCCTGGCCTGGTGGGCGCAGGGCTACATGGCGGTGGACTCGAGGGTGTTCGATGTGGGCATCCAGACCAGCCAAGCACTCCGGGCGCTGGCGCAGGGGGTGCCCCCCACCGAGGCCGGCCCCAGCGAAGAGCGGGCCAACGGCAATGGTTCTTTGATGCGGGTACTCCCCCTGGCCCTGTGGCACCGGGGTTCCGACGAGGCGCTGGTGCAGGATGCCATGCTGCAGTCCAGCCTGACCCACGGCCACCCCCGCTCGCGGGTCTGCTGTGCCCTCTACTGCCTGTGGGCCCGGTACGAACTTTGGGGCCGGGACGAGGCCTGGGAAGAGGCGGTGCGTGCCCTCGAGGCCATGTTTGCCCCATCATCTGCCGAACGCACCGAGCTGGACACGCACATCCGCCCCAGGGAGCCCTACCCGGTGCGCGGCAGCGGCTACGTGGTGGACTGCCTGCACTCGGCCCGCTGGGCCCTGGAGCGGGGCTCCAGCTACGAACAGGTGGTTCGGCTGGCGGTCTCGCTGGGGAACGACACCGATACCACCGCTTGCGTGGCCGGGGGCATCGCCGGCATCCGCTACGGCTTGAGCGGCATACCTGCCCGCTGGCGGGAAGCCTTGCGCGGCCAGGCGCTCTATCAGCATTTGCTGGAGCAGCTTGTGGGTGCCGCCACCTGA
- a CDS encoding GNAT family N-acetyltransferase, translating to MNRPIAQAHLSQLAELLAWMDEVPERRSLAPEARTPEGLWWEVLAGEDEKAWVWLEAGRVQGYGALVPFWEGAALEGPIIRAGDGKALLEHLVKKARQEGYPTLYAFPEARNRYARDLLEQVGFSAEHTTYFYTIGRTDLSYPAPPGYRIELAEPCDPQVYRDLYSRADDGWSLRLHWTDEELRQHFLGAEVALFMAYAEQGQVPVGMAELELDDTQAEIAYIGVVPEARGKGLGRALLGAAAEWAFSNPQIQSLQVRAHDHEKAAQALYKRLGFKESSAVVTYALELF from the coding sequence ATGAACCGGCCCATCGCTCAAGCCCACCTTTCCCAGCTGGCGGAGTTGTTAGCCTGGATGGATGAAGTCCCGGAGCGGCGTTCGCTGGCGCCCGAGGCGCGTACCCCCGAGGGACTCTGGTGGGAGGTGCTGGCCGGGGAGGACGAAAAAGCCTGGGTCTGGCTCGAGGCGGGCCGGGTGCAGGGGTATGGGGCCTTAGTGCCCTTCTGGGAAGGGGCGGCCCTCGAGGGCCCCATCATCCGTGCGGGTGATGGAAAGGCGCTTCTGGAACACCTGGTCAAAAAAGCCCGCCAGGAGGGGTATCCCACCCTGTACGCTTTTCCCGAGGCCCGTAACCGCTACGCTCGAGACCTGCTGGAGCAGGTGGGCTTTTCTGCCGAACACACCACCTACTTTTACACCATAGGCCGCACAGACCTGTCGTATCCGGCGCCCCCCGGCTACAGGATCGAGCTGGCCGAACCCTGCGACCCCCAGGTCTACCGCGACCTGTACAGCCGGGCCGACGATGGCTGGAGCCTGCGCCTGCACTGGACCGACGAAGAGCTGCGCCAGCACTTCCTGGGCGCGGAAGTTGCGCTTTTCATGGCCTATGCCGAACAGGGCCAGGTGCCGGTAGGCATGGCCGAGCTCGAGCTCGACGACACCCAGGCCGAGATTGCCTATATTGGAGTGGTGCCGGAAGCCCGGGGGAAGGGTCTGGGCCGGGCGCTTTTAGGCGCAGCCGCCGAGTGGGCCTTTAGCAATCCGCAAATCCAGAGCTTGCAGGTTCGCGCCCACGATCACGAAAAGGCCGCCCAGGCCCTCTACAAACGCCTGGGCTTCAAGGAGAGCAGCGCCGTGGTGACCTATGCGCTCGAGCTTTTCTGA